A window of Fibrobacter sp. UBA4297 contains these coding sequences:
- a CDS encoding glycosyltransferase family 4 protein yields the protein MKDIVIVANFVGGLHGTDNNRFPYLANMLCKDNDVELIASTFCHGEKARRTNILDYPFKVTLLEEPGYKKNICLKRFWSHYVWGRNVIKYLDSRKKPDVVYCAVPSLTAPAKVSEYCKKNGIRFIVDIQDLWPEAFQMVFSVPGLNKLVFAPFKHLANKVYGYADEIVAVSQTYVDLALSVNKKGAKGLSAFIGTNLKTFDENVRNNIEHIKQKIHKNDEIWLGYCGTLGKSYDLPTVFNALSVLRSQGKNVPKFIVMGDGPKRNEFETIASSKELDVLFTGRIPYEEMCALLFLCDIVVNPIVGTSVASIINKHADYAAVGRPVINTQNSDEYRNLIESYNMGYNCKNGDFNAMATYIEQLENDSLLRFSMGKNARKCAEEKFDRNNTYCQIMDLL from the coding sequence ATGAAAGACATTGTTATCGTTGCTAATTTTGTGGGTGGGTTGCATGGAACGGACAATAATCGGTTTCCGTATTTGGCAAATATGTTATGCAAGGATAACGATGTGGAATTGATTGCGTCTACATTCTGCCATGGTGAAAAGGCGCGCAGAACCAATATTCTTGATTATCCTTTTAAAGTCACTTTATTGGAAGAACCTGGTTACAAGAAAAATATTTGCCTAAAGCGGTTCTGGAGCCATTATGTTTGGGGTAGAAATGTCATTAAATATTTAGATTCGCGCAAGAAGCCTGATGTCGTTTATTGTGCCGTTCCTTCATTAACAGCGCCTGCAAAGGTTTCAGAATATTGTAAAAAAAATGGTATCCGATTTATCGTGGATATTCAGGATTTGTGGCCAGAAGCATTTCAAATGGTTTTCAGTGTTCCTGGGCTTAACAAACTTGTTTTTGCGCCGTTTAAACACCTTGCTAATAAAGTGTATGGCTATGCTGATGAAATTGTTGCCGTATCACAAACCTATGTAGACCTAGCTCTATCGGTGAATAAAAAAGGTGCTAAAGGTCTTTCAGCTTTTATAGGGACGAATCTTAAAACATTCGATGAAAATGTTAGGAATAATATTGAGCACATCAAACAAAAAATTCACAAAAATGATGAAATATGGCTTGGATATTGTGGTACATTAGGTAAAAGTTATGATTTACCAACTGTATTTAATGCATTATCTGTTCTTCGTTCTCAGGGGAAAAATGTTCCAAAGTTTATTGTAATGGGTGATGGTCCCAAGAGAAATGAATTTGAAACAATTGCATCATCAAAAGAATTAGACGTGCTATTTACAGGCCGAATTCCCTATGAAGAAATGTGTGCATTGCTGTTCTTGTGCGATATTGTAGTTAATCCTATTGTTGGAACGTCTGTTGCGAGCATCATAAATAAACATGCTGATTATGCTGCTGTCGGTAGGCCTGTTATTAACACTCAAAATAGTGATGAATATCGGAATTTAATTGAATCCTACAATATGGGGTATAATTGCAAGAATGGAGACTTTAATGCTATGGCAACCTACATAGAACAATTAGAAAATGATTCTTTGTTAAGATTTTCTATGGGAAAAAATGCTCGTAAGTGCGCTGAAGAAAAATTCGATCGTAATAATACGTATTGTCAAATAATGGACTTGCTGTGA
- a CDS encoding EpsG family protein — translation MAIYYLLFLSFAYFYILFSKVTICGNDRIIRSCIYGGAILCLLAFRHPSMGIDLGYGGFGGYLGSFQYISSLSFSQVIALPSFLNYEKGYVFFNWFLGFFGNNYQILLIACAIVSIVPIIILFYKESESIELSYIIYLSLQSFLICFSGLRQGISVGICMIAFLFIQEHRYKIFVILVFLAMSFHSSAVLFFLAYPLYYIKISKKGRWISVVAIILTFALKIPLFNVLSKVFKSNVQIQETGAFTFFCIFSLIYVFCFLFAEENEKNNGMLNLVLIACFLTSFSGVYSIAMRTSYYFMNMMPLILPATLKNINNKYFSLSTKLVVVLAFGLFALNSYYSSSWAKSYPYIFFWN, via the coding sequence ATGGCTATTTACTATCTATTATTTTTAAGTTTTGCTTACTTTTATATCCTTTTTTCTAAAGTTACAATTTGTGGGAATGATAGGATTATTCGATCTTGTATTTATGGTGGTGCAATCCTTTGTCTTTTAGCATTCCGACACCCATCGATGGGTATTGATTTAGGATATGGAGGATTTGGAGGATACCTAGGATCCTTTCAGTATATTTCTTCCCTTTCCTTTTCACAAGTTATAGCTTTACCAAGCTTTTTAAACTACGAAAAAGGGTATGTATTTTTTAATTGGTTTTTGGGCTTCTTTGGTAATAATTATCAGATTTTATTAATTGCTTGTGCGATTGTATCTATTGTGCCTATAATCATTCTTTTCTATAAAGAAAGTGAGTCAATCGAATTATCATACATTATTTACTTGTCTCTACAATCTTTTTTAATATGCTTCTCTGGATTAAGACAAGGAATTTCAGTTGGCATTTGTATGATAGCTTTTTTATTTATACAAGAACACCGTTATAAAATTTTTGTTATTCTTGTTTTTTTAGCAATGTCATTTCATTCATCTGCAGTTTTGTTTTTTTTGGCTTATCCATTGTATTACATAAAAATATCAAAAAAAGGTCGCTGGATTTCTGTAGTTGCCATTATTCTAACATTTGCATTAAAGATTCCTTTGTTTAATGTTCTAAGTAAAGTATTTAAATCCAATGTTCAAATTCAAGAAACGGGTGCATTTACTTTTTTTTGTATTTTTAGTTTAATATATGTTTTTTGTTTTTTATTTGCAGAAGAAAATGAAAAAAATAATGGAATGCTAAACCTTGTGCTTATAGCATGTTTTCTTACTTCTTTTTCAGGAGTTTATTCCATAGCTATGAGAACCAGCTATTATTTTATGAATATGATGCCTTTAATATTACCAGCAACATTGAAAAATATTAATAACAAATATTTTTCATTATCCACCAAACTTGTTGTTGTTCTTGCTTTTGGCTTATTTGCTTTAAATAGCTATTACTCATCGTCATGGGCAAAATCTTATCCTTATATTTTTTTTTGGAATTAG